The nucleotide window TGTTGTTAAAACACAAAtatgatggcattgaaaataaggtttcAGTTTCCGTGGTGCGCTTAACAATGCGAGGCTAATTTTTCTAGAtgtggatacctagtttcggcatCTCCCAGGGTCTGACTTATATAATAattagggaattgcgtaccttatTTTTCTCGAACTAgcacaccacttaccgcgatttcggATACGACCATGTATAAATACAGCGTCTCATCCTCCTTTGAGGTGTGGAGTAAAAGTGGGCTAGTCAAATATCGCTTCAACTCCTTTAAGGCacgttggcattccggagtccatccGAAGTTGTTTTTTTAgtaaggagaagaaatgatgactcCTGTCTGATGACCTCGATATGAATCGGCCCAAAGCTGTTATCCGCCCGGTCAACCATTGCGAGACCTTCACATTGTTTACCaccgtgatttcttcgatggccttgattttgtcggggttgatcttgattcccctgtttgacaccatgaagcctaagaatttgcctgaacccactccgaaggcacatttctcgggattgagtttcatgttgtagcttctgaggatgtcgaatgtctcttacaaatgagtcaaatggtcctctgcgcgcagggacttaactagcatgtcatcaatataaacttccatggatttttttatttgatgttcgaacattttattaactaggcgttggtatatGGCTCCTACATTTTTCAGCCCGAAAGGCATTACATTGTACCAGTATGTACCGTACTTCGTGATGAACGAAGTATTTTCCCTATCCTTGGGGTTTATCTAGATTTAATCATACCtcgagtaggcgtcgagaaaagtgagggtctcgtgaccggccgtggcatcgatcaagcgatcgatgttaggtaatggaaatgaatccttggggcatgctttatttaagtctttgtaatatatgcacattcttaacttatttccccTTTTGGGTCCCTAATATACtctattttgaggagttttgttacctcgtccttgatgaatgcgtgttttactTCGGACTGGTATCCTTTTTTGTTTCACTGGTTTGAATCTGTGGTTGACACTTAGTCAATGAGAGGttatttctggtgggatccctgtcatatctaaatgggaccaagcaaagcaatcgatgttattaataagaaattgaatgagttttttcctgtgTTTAGGGGTTAGtctcgttcccaggtataccttccgatccgAGAGATGTTCGATCAAAATAGCTTGTTCTAGTTCTTTGATAGTCAACTTCGTTACGTCCGACTCTTCGGGGCAACGAAAGTTCGGGGAGCGAGGAAATCTTCCTCAACATCCTCGGAGGTCTGTTTACCTCCCGACTCTTCCGAGGTAGAGTGTATAGAATTTGATGCCTCCCGATggaccgcgaacatttcctttgtTGCATGTTGTTCTCCATATAATGTCTTTATGTCGTCCTTTGTCAGAAACTTTATCATCTGATGCAGAGTTgacggtactgccctcatgttgtgcaTTCACGGCCTACCAAGCAAtgtgttgtacctcatgtcacctccGATGACGTGGAATTTGGCATCCTGAACTGCGTGGGACATGTTGACCGGGAGAGTGATCTCCCACTTCGTTGCTTCGCCAGCCATGTTGAAGCCGTTGAGGATTCGGGAGGTAGGTACGATCAGATCGAGCAGTCCGAGCTGTTCTACCACCTTCGACTTGATtacgttggccgagctacctggatccacgagtacatgtTTAATTTGAATGTTATTTAAGAGAAATGAAATTACCAACACATCGTTATGTGGTCGAGTCAAGGTCTCAAAATCTTCCTCGCTGAATGCAAGGATGTCTTCGAATATGTGGCCCCGAATTAAGCCTTCCGTTGCAGCGGACACTTTTACCCATTTGATCACGGGTCCTTGGGGAATGTCGATCCCCCCCAATGATTATATGAACGATGTGCTGAGGTTTTCCTGCTCCATTTCTCCTGCCTTCCTCTCTTTCTTCCCGAGTGGGATTTTTCCGAGTTCCCTGTTGATTTTCTCGGCGTGTACTCCCGTTAATGTGGAAACTGACATCACCGTGTTGGGCGTTGCATAAGACCGTTCCCACGGGGATCGGttttggagaactttcaaggttttgtggtggtacaccaatacctgaaacagctacaccattctctctATGGTCCTCAAGACCGTTATTTTCATGTGCGTTCAcggagttagacattttgacctgaaatcaaagattcttggacaagaaaaagtgcgAAAGATAATTTGTGTTATGTAGTAAGCTAGCAAGAAAATGattcacggtgggcgccaaactgtttaccttgaaaatggtaattacaattagatttgattttgtaattctaaaaatacgtgatttatttttatgctagttgttaagcagtagatgctaagtgtgagactagaaaatgaGATAAGAGCTTTGAAAGCAGTATGTTTAAGCAAACCGAGTGGTTGAGAATCGGGACCTCGAGCCAGATTATACGGGGCCTCAAGGTCGAGCTAGATACTAAGCTGTGGACAaccgatgaaggactaacagtttTGAGAGTTTTGATAAGAGCTCTTTATGATCAACgttgagcaataaatgaagaacaattaatgaaacacaataaatgtaagcaataaactcaaggagaatgtgtttaagttagagagtagAGAATGTTCTTATATTGAATGTTGTGTGTAATATCATGTgtgcaaaaaataacaagggtcccttttatataggaggaaaaatcctaacatagtacatatgcatttattacaaagaaatGTAGCTGGTACATCTACTTAGCAGTCTGGTACAAACTGGTACTATTCTTGTAGGTGTTGTTAGCTTTGACCACATGCCTGGGGAACTTCTCGTTTATCCATGATAACCATCGATAAGCTGCCCCGAGGTCGGGCATAAAGAACCCTCGAGGTCGAAACCTCGAACCGTGCCCCGGGCCTTCGAGGTGAAGCTACGGAAAGACGTAATGATCGTAAAATCGGGCTCTCCAATTTTATCCGTATACAATTAGAATATTTATTTATAGATAATTATAGGTAAATCTCttataaatattataatttaaatttaaaaataatgtaATTTGTTTTCAACAATATTATCgcatatataacttaaatctttGTAATAATAGCCTCACGGCAAAAGTAAAAAACGTAAAAATTGAGCCTTCTAGATCcttctaaaatatggaatatatACCAAAAATGTTGGGCCTTAAAAGTCCAACTTCTAGATCCATCCTTTTTCAGAACCCTCCAGACCGTTGCTACTAGTATTTCTCTCTATTGCACTTCGTCACGAACACATTCTCATCTCAGATCCATTTCTTACCGTCGCCGCCGTCCACTTCTTACAGTCGCCGCCGTCTTCAACTGCTTTCCGCCGCAACTTAATAAACGTAGAATGGCTCGAATGGGGGAAGGAGACAAAAGATGGATCGTCGAGGACCGTCCAGATGGCACAAACGTCCACAACTGGCACTGGTCCGAAACCGATTGTCTCGAATGGTCTCGCGGTTTCTTCAACAAGCTACTCTCAAACCAAACACTCCTCAACGGCGAAGGCAATCTCCATATCCGAACGAAAAAGCTCGAAAAACTCGAAGGAGAAGCGTACGTTAATATCCGCAAGGGAAAGATAATCCCAGGGTATGAATTAAGTCTAGTACTTTCATGGGAAGGTGAAGCTACAGACACTGACGGCACAAGTTTGTTGAAAACTGAAGGGACTGTAGAAATCCCTTATATATCCGACGAGAATGCTGGTGAAAACCCTGAAGTTAGGGTTACAATTAGGGATGAGGGTCCCATCGGAAAAAGATTAAAAGATGCTTTTATTGCAAAAGGGAAGCCTTTTGTTTTCGAGCAAGTTCAGGTTTATGTTAATGCTATGGCGAGAGGTGGTCCTGCTAAGGACGACCTCGAATCGAAGAAAGTTGTAAGCAAAACTGCGGGTTCTGCCAAGGGGGCAGGTGCAGTTGAGAAGGATAAAGCTGCAGTGAAAGAGGTTGtgaagaaggaggagaagaaggaaGGGTTTAAGACGATTGCGATGACGGAGAAGTTCAATTGCAGAGCGAGGGATTTGTTTGAGATTTTGATGGATGAGAGGAGATGGAAGGGCTTTTCACAGAGCAATGCGAGGATTAGTAAAGAGGTAGGGGGTGAATTTAGTATATTTGATGGGTCAGTGACTGGGAAAAATCTGGAATTGCAAGAAGGGAAATTGATTGTGCAGAATTGGCGGTTTGGTAGCTGGCCTGATGGGATTCAGTCCACGGTATGATATTCTGACCCTTGCTCTTCTGTAGTATCTTTAAGCACTCATATCGAGTGGTTTACACCATTAGTTAGTGTAAATTAACTTAACCTGTTAACATTACTTGCCATTTATGATAGGTTATCAATGAATGCTTATATATTACTAAAAAGATTATCTACAATTACCTTTTAAATGACCTGATTATGTGAATTATCTTTTATCCCATCAATGCATAGAACTTAAATTCCATCAAATAGAGTATACCCTACTGTGCGAATGTCATATGTTTATGAGAGGTGAGAATATTTTATGGTCAAATGATCACCGATTTAGTTTGTAAACATTGTCAGATGGAAAAAGTTTGTTATTCCACTATTCTGTTTGAAAGAGAAGCATGGACAAAGGCTTTTTTTCTGGGAACATGACAAAATATTTTTGACAGTGAATTTATGTGTTGAATATATGATAAGCAGAACAGCATTTCTGGCGTAGTTGGATTCGATGGCCTATGGAGAATAGGGATCACGTCGACTGCACTCTCATTGTTTGCTGCATTGCTCTGTTATATTAGGTTGTTACTTTTAACACTCCAATTTGAAAGGAAGCGCCCGCCATGAACTTTGAAGTATTCATCCAGTCTGATACCTACATCCATTCTATGAATCATGCTTTTATTCACAGTTTAGGGGGGGAATTGAGGATTAATAACGGTGATTTTGTATTGATTTGAAATGTGAATGCGGCCAAATCTGCTTTTTGCATTCAAAGTCCTTATATTTCTTTTAGTACTGTCAGTTCAGAATGCTTAAATAGAATGGTGCAACTGTTTTCTGCAATGTAGCTATCATTTCTCTGCATCAATAAACACAGAGAAATTGTTCATGGTAGATGAGATAGTCTAAGAGCCAAGTAGTTAGTTTTCTGATGTAACTTCAATATTGGTCTTGCAGGTGCGAATTGTTTTTGATGAGCCTGAATCTGGAGTTACAGTAGTCAAGCTTACACATAGTAATGTGCCAGAGGAAGACAGGTCAGTTGTAGTTCGTCGGGTAGCATTCTATTTTGACTAAGTATGGTTTCTATGTTTCATGCTTCTCACTTCAACTCTGCAGATATGGAAATGCAACTGTTGTGGAGAATACCGAGAAGGGATGGCGAGATCTTATTTTCAACAAGATACGTGCTGTTTTTGGCTTCGGGATCTAAATCTTCCCAAGTGTGTAGAATTTTATAATTGATGTTATACATGATGATTGTTTGAGATTATTGGGTAACTAAGCCCAATTTTTCTGGGCATTATAGACCTAATAATTCATTCAACTGAGTTTCTTCTACGCCGATTGTCTGTCTTCTGTTGATTAAAGCTGCTGTCTATCCAATGAACATGTTAAATTTGCTTGAAATGAGATCTATGCTTGGAGGTTGGTGTTATAGTTCATTACTAAAGTTCTACTCTAAAGTTAATATGTTGCCTTTGTCATTTTGGTAATCTTATTTGTATTTTTTGGAGACATCCACGTGGACACTATTATTAGCTCTTTGTGATGCTTCATGTTCTGTTGGATGTATGTTGTAGAACTGAAATTTGTATGAGGTATTGCAGTTATCAAGTTTTCATATTGGCAAGCTACTGTATATGCTATACAGTCTTCCCTGCCTGTATATCTTTTGTCTCGTGGCTTAGAAAGATCCTTATTGGAAAATAAGTACGGCAAAATAGATGCATTCCTTGTAGGGATGGCAATGGGGTGGGGCGATGCTGGTGCAGGGCGGTGTGGGTTGGGCATTTAATTTTTTGAACTAGTGTTGTGTCCTGTCGAAGGTTCGTTAAAGTGCTGTTTTCATaactaatttttcttcttctttgaatATGAGATTTGGTGAATTTAACAGAAGCATTAGTAATTATTTGTAAATCACTGCATATGCAACATCCTTAAACGCATTTAGATTTGACGCGAACTTGAGCAGAAAGTAAGTCCTACATAATAATCGGAATCTGTGTTATTTCCAAGTCACCTGGTGTGATTAGGGTGGGAGTttatttttggcaaaaaaatcacaaaagagagaatttttatttaaaaaatttgcAGGGCTGGGCGGGTGAATGCGGGTTTAAATCCTATGCGGGGCGGGTTGAAATTGTGCGGGTTGAGACAGAACCTGCCCGCACCGCCTGCCTGCCAATCCTAATTCCTTGTGTGGAGAAACAATCTCTTCGAACGATCAGAATAGCTACTTGGGATGTAGTAAGTATTTGGTTCTGTACTTTTGATGTTTCTATTTGAGACATCACCTTAGTTTTTGGTTGAACACATGGATTAGATATCTCTTCCTATGCGGAAAATCCGTTGAAAGAAAAATCCTGCTGTTTATAGTTGCTGCTTTTTCACTGCCATTTTAGTTTTGTCTTTTGTGGTATAAGTTTGAAGATTGGTTTTCGTCCGCGCATACAACACACAGTTTGAATTCGTTGCTTCTGAGTAGTAATGAGCACAATTGTATATCACATGGACAAACTTAAAATCCTGACTTGTATCTTCGCCCTCATAGTTGGTCTGCATTAATCTAGTCGACACAGTAATTGGCGTAGGAGGACAAGTCTGTTGATGTCGACATCTTATATACTTTCCAAAAGATAGGAGCTGTTTTTGGCGTTGGAATTTGAATCTTACCAGGTGTGTACAATTCTATTATGAAATTCTTGGTTAACTTAGCCCAACTTTTGTTGGCACCTTGGATATGAAGATTCATTCAGCTGGCTTTCTTCTAAATTTAATGTCATATCTTTCTTGATTAAGCATGCATCTATCGATGAACACGTGCAATTTGCTCCAAGTGAAAAGTGGTGTTAAATTGTATGAGATAATACAGCGGTTACTAGGTTTTCAGTTGCTTCTACAAGTACATGAGGTGTTAAATTGTATGTCCGGACCCTATGCTATACAATGTTTCCTTGAAAAAGAGGACGTAGTTGGAGACACTCCTTAGGTTTTAGTTAAGTGAAAAAGAGGGAGAGGTTGACAGAGTATAGACTATAGAGTACAGAAACAGCAGTGCACTGTTATTCTTTTGCTTCGCTTGAGCATTTTTAATGTAATAAGAGACTCAAATACAGTGTATCCTGTTAGTTAGACTAAGTCCATTAAGAAAACTCAAGTCCAATGTGTCTGCATTTTAGGCCCATAGCATTTGAGATTagagggagaaattcaaaaatagccagatttacaactggtcgttcaaaaatagtcaatttcaaaagtaatcgaaatttagtcacttttcatgtaaagataaatctgagcaaaaatactgttcaaattccggaaaatacgccagtatattatattggagttccagcataagtatgcttgaactccagcatattatactggagttccaggataagtatgctgaaactccagcataatatgatggagttccaacataagtacactagaactctggcataatatactggagttccagcaagtataattgttcagtataatatactggagtttggagcaccggtgctccagtctccagtatattatactggagtcagcaaagtatatcggtccagcataacatgctggagttcatacacaggtgcaccgaactccagtatattatgctggactggtctctgctgcagcaaaatagtggttattttcaTTAACTTCGTAAATGCTGGGTAtctttgaatgaccagtccgaaaactggctataccgtgctatttttacgagATTAGATGGAGTAAAGTTGTGCGCAACAAAAGCAAGACGATTCCTTCTAGAAGAAAGAAGAATTAACTTAAACAGCAGCCCACTCAATTGCTTAAACTATAAGTAGTTGGATGATGTATAATCTTTGtataattcatttataatatgtatataatcaTCATAATCAatctataatctatgtatatcagTAAGGCAAAGtactataatctatgtatatcagTAAGGCAAAGTAAATAGCGAATCCGGCCAACTATTTGGGTAAAGAAAAGCAACATTCTCCGCTAAAAAGGATTCTATCAAACGTAGTCCAAATGTAATGTATCCTGCGCCTTTGATTGTTGCTCCTTGTAAGTTTATTGCCATTGCAAGCCAACCAAAATTTCAAATGAGAAACTCGTGGAAATTTATTTTGTGCCTAAAATGTCATTAGGTCTGTGACGTAACCATTAGAATTAGGCTTAAATCGATTATTTATCGAGTCAATAGGCAATACAGTAACTATCTATTGGGGGTGGAAagtacgggggggggggggggttgaattTAAGAATTTCTTAATTAGATGTTGGGTCAAAACCTTTGATTTTTTTACCTATAGCCCGcgccagaaattatttatatttgatagccgaaaaagtgtataacatatagaatgtatatatatacaaaaaatatatatatattgactatTTATTTGAGAACGGCTATGCAGTGTcattttttcaaactttttattattattatttggtgCCTAAATGCCACATGTGTGATCTCCGTTAGTCATTTTGCAATATCCTCTGCGTGTGTAATACATGCACCTTATTTTTTTCATTGGTTTTCAATAAGGTGTTTAATAGGTGCACCTCTGATCATGTTGTGTCCATTAAGTACAAGTCTTAGTTAAAGTGTTTAAATGAAAAAATACGATAAATTAACACTCCGTTTATGCATTTGGCCTTTTAAAAAATATTCTTGGCTTCCTAGAAATTTGGCCAAATACTTGAATTCTCTCAACATAAGCACTTTTAACTTACGAAAGCTTGGACAAATAGACTGAATCATGCGACAGCTTCCTTAGCTTGAACCGTCGGATTAGACTGAACCGTAGGTAACacttgattttatttgattttatcaGCTCTTAAATCTCTTTCCTCCCCAATATTAGCTCTCAACTCTTCAAGCTTTGAGACTTTCACTCAAAAACATGTCTGGCTTTTGGCCACTGAAAGACAATTATGCCTCTATGACTTATATTCTAAGAAAAAGCTCTAACCATTATTATATTGGGGAGGCAAAGTTTAATTTCTTATACTACTAAATATTCTTACACCAAGAGAGATATTCGTTTGACCAACAAATTAAACTATTAAAAAAAACGGaataaaattagtgaaaatttgaGATAATTAAGCTTCCATTTTACTTTCTGATAATATGATGACTTGCAATCACAAGAGAACTTAAATTGAAAAGGACtttgaaaaggaaaataaataagacCAAGTTTATgagctttttttttcttcaatggcTAGTAATAGTATATTGTCGAAACTATGCGGAAAGAAAATTATTAAGTTACTCTTAGTAACTTTTTGAATTACAAGGTACAAAATCGAACTCTTACATATAATTAGGTGATCAGATAGCCAAGCAGTTATACTAAGTGCCCGTTTGGGCATAAAATTTGATggaagatttttttaaaaaaaattcactttttttctAAATCAgcatttgttcataaaattttcaatttttacttgaagatgcattttgaaaattttcgaaaatttgaaaaattgcaaaaagttgtttttcaaaattttactcaaatcactcacaaaacttcaaaaacaacccaaactgaaatttatgtccaaacacaactctaaatttcaaatatcatttttacttgaaaaaaaatttcaccattttttcgaatttattacaattcttatgtccaaacacctaCTAAAGTTCCTCTAGTTCTTAGTAATTATAAAAATAGCTCATAGAAAGCCCATAATCTGGAGATACATAATAAGTAACCCTCTCCGTACCCTTTATTGGCTATCAACAATAAGATTACTAATATAAAGTTAAAATGTGTTGAAAAACAACTACTATTATTTAACATGTCCTACAAAACAACTAATGtcataaaataaagactgtaaagtaaagacaagtatatagagaaactgttatattattcgaattcaaactgatgtacataatgaactgaaatctcttctatttatagaagaaaggaaactgctgtgtaagctgctactatactagatatggataatcttctactgagagtaatgtttatccataatggagtactgaaagaataagcttattatacccgatatggataatcttctactgggggtaatgtttatccataactgggtactaaaaggataagcttattatacccggtatggataatcttctaccgggggtaatgtttatccataactaggtactgaaaggataagcttattatacccggtatggataatcttttatcgggggtaatatttatccataaccgggtaccgaagtgataagcttcttcaggaagcttatttccaatagagtactaaatagataaatatatttacggtggagttccatatggataagcttcttcaggaagcttatttacaacggagtactaaatgaacatccataatataatatatttataacactcccccttggatgttcattaaaagataatgtgcctcattaaaaccttactaggaaaaatcacGTAGGAAAAAACccagtaaaggaaaaagagtacacatatttagtaagacgcattgctaggtgcctcattaaaaaccttataagaaaaacctcatgggaaaaaaccttagtaagggaaaaagagtgcatcgcgtattttacccccctgatgaaaaccttgtttcaaatatttgagtctccgcattccaatcttgtataccatcttctcaaaagttgaagttggcaaagatttagtgaataaatctgctggattatcacttgaacggatttgttgcacatcaatgtcaccacttttctgaagatcgtgtgtgtagaataattttggtgaaatgtgcttcgttctatctccttttataaatcctcccttcaattgggctatgcatgcaacattgtcttcgtataaaattgtggatcttttctcacatttttctcgaataaaatgaattattgatctcaaccacaCGCATTCcgtacttgcttcatgaatagctattatctcaacgtgatttgaagaagtagcaacaatagattgctttgtggagcgccatgatatgacagtacctccatatgtaaatacgtagccgatttgagatcgagctttatggggatcagataaataacttgcatcttcataaccaacaagatctgcactatctttgttaacataaaacaaacccatatcctgagttccctttaaatatcgcaatatatgcttaatctcgttcccatgtctccgtgtaggagaagaactatatcttgctagtaaattaacggaaaatgctatgtcaggccttgtagcattagcaagatacattagtgcaccaattgcactgagatagggtacttcgggaccaaggagttcctcatcctcttctggagatcggaacaaatccttattcacttcaagtgatcgaacaaccattggtgtactcaatgggtgcgttttgtccatgtaaaagcattttaagaccctttctgtataggcaga belongs to Nicotiana tabacum cultivar K326 chromosome 6, ASM71507v2, whole genome shotgun sequence and includes:
- the LOC107794131 gene encoding uncharacterized protein LOC107794131, with protein sequence MARMGEGDKRWIVEDRPDGTNVHNWHWSETDCLEWSRGFFNKLLSNQTLLNGEGNLHIRTKKLEKLEGEAYVNIRKGKIIPGYELSLVLSWEGEATDTDGTSLLKTEGTVEIPYISDENAGENPEVRVTIRDEGPIGKRLKDAFIAKGKPFVFEQVQVYVNAMARGGPAKDDLESKKVVSKTAGSAKGAGAVEKDKAAVKEVVKKEEKKEGFKTIAMTEKFNCRARDLFEILMDERRWKGFSQSNARISKEVGGEFSIFDGSVTGKNLELQEGKLIVQNWRFGSWPDGIQSTVRIVFDEPESGVTVVKLTHSNVPEEDRYGNATVVENTEKGWRDLIFNKIRAVFGFGI